The following DNA comes from Rhipicephalus microplus isolate Deutch F79 chromosome 6, USDA_Rmic, whole genome shotgun sequence.
CTCCCGCGTGAAAGCAGCTCCAGTAGACGGCTTCATACTCGATTGAGCTGAAGCTGGAGGGAATGTTATATGACGGAAACTCCCTCCACTTGAAACTTATCATAGGACTTCAAACATGGCACTCAGTTGGGATAATGCTAATATGTTTATGCGTGGAGAAGGAGGTGTTAAACGTTTCAAAACAATAATAACTTAATACCTTAGTTTCAGTACGGCACAGATACATAGAcaaatacttctttttttttcgttaagtgTCTCAAAACCAGCCACTGCCATCTTACGGAAGAGCCTGGCTTGCTATCGGCAAACCAAAAGTTGGAGCCAGGAGCCCATGCCTGTCTGCTCTTTCACGTGCTTTCAGGACTGCATTGGACTGGTCTTCCAGTTTGGAGCTCGTGATGACCTTCTTGCAGTGATCTTCTTAGCTGAAGTTTAGTACAAggaacatatttaaaaaaaagcaaatgggACGTTATAGGGCTGTCTTGATAGGTTTCATTACATAAGGCAGCGCATTACAACAGAAACATAGGGACTAGACACAACAGAATCACTTTCCACTGAATGGCCACAACTGTCGCAATCCAATGAAGgctaaatggtagaggcccgtgtactttgtGGTGTCAGTGCACGTTTAAGATCCAGATTATCAAAACTTCACGAGCCCTTCACTATAGTCTCTCACATAATCATATACTGGTTGCGCTGCCTgaaccacaataataataataatgttatattattattattattattattattattattattattattattattattattattattattattattattattattattattattattattatattcttAAATGATTTTACAGCTGCTGTTCCAAAATATCTTGTATTTCAGTACGCAGACGACACTGTTCTGTTAACGAAACATGTATGTTGCAATAAAGCGTTGTCACTACTACAAGACAGTGTTTATGAGGCTGCGTCATGGTTTACAAATAATTGCCTGGTGATTAATCAGAAAAAAACGAAATTAATTTGCTTTAAAAGTCCTTTGAAAGCAATGGTTACCAATGCACCCCTACTTTTTCATCCCCGTGATTGCGCCTGCTCTAAGTGTACTCCCATTGAATATGTTAATTCTATAAAATATCTTGGTGTATTCTTCGACAGGAACCTGTCCTTGAATGATCATTTGGCTTACATTTGTGACAGACTACGAAAAATCTCGTGGTTTCTTTTCAATTTTAGATCAATTGCACCCACCAATATTAAAGTGACAATCATGCTTGCTCTTGCGTATAGTATCCTACGATATGGCATCACTTTATTTGCTTTCTGTTCTTCGCGATGGCAGCGTCGTGTTAACAATATTTAAAAAGGTATGTTGAAACTCATTGTGTATAATCGTTCTTCAACAGACAATGTAAATTTGTTTTCTCTACTTCGCCTGCCGTCTTTCAAAGCGTCCTTCAACCAAACTGTTGTATTACGGCATTTCTTAGGCTCTCAGTTCAAAAACTAATGCATTACCCCTCATATATTTAGAAAAACTGCCCGCTTTTCTGTACCATTTGTCCAAACACGATATAGCAAAGCTACTAGAAAGGTCCCTACTGTTTTTAATGACATCCTCGACAGTGTTTTTTCGGCAACGACTAAACGCAGTCTACGAAAGAGCCTAAGGTCTCTTTAATGCGGCATCAGTTAtggcattattattttttttctagtttcttgcCTACTGGGTATAATTTGTTTAAAGTTTTTCAATGCTTGTCTTCAAATTTCTGCTGTTTAGGTAGTATTTCTTCGGCTAATTTGATTCTTGattgttattgtgtttatatgTAGCGTAAATGAGTTACATGTATTCTTTCTCTGATTGTTTACATGAAAAGCTTTTCAATATATATGTCATCTCTCGTCTGCCGATGTGCCGGGCCGAGTCCTCCAGGCCACCGTCTGGCTTTTACAGGCCTGTTATTTGTTTCGTACAACTCAATATGACaataaagattattattattattattattattattattattattattattattattattattattattattattattattattattaactctTTGCCCAACGCTGAATTTACTGTCAACCGTGCTTTTTAAAGATAACCAGATGATTGGTAACAAAGCTCGGCAAATAATAAAGATATTGATGAAACTCGGACATGGCATCACTGCAATGAATGTGTGTCTTGTTATTTCAAAACGCAGAATGTAGAACGTTTTTTGTTTATTGGGCAATGCAAAATATAGCATCCTCCAAAAATGCTCTTTCACTCTGTCAATTTCACGTGCTTTCTTCAATTGAACGATTCATTCTTGCTTGTGCTTTATTTTACAGCTCGCACTTTTAAAAATTGCGATGCAGCCGAATCTCTGGCAATGAATATCACGATATtgtgagatattttttttttactttgaagtGATGTCTTTAAAAATATGGGAGATTCACCCGCCGGTTCGACTTAGGTATACATGGTCACGTGATGAAAGGCAATAAATACGCAATAACGACCCTACAAGTCATGAATTGTTCGAATGTGCTGTATGTATGAAGGTCAGGTCTTGAAAGCTTCAGAGGGCTGAGACCTTTGttgttcgattttttttttcaaaagatttCGCGTGACGTGGACGTGCCTTTGACTTACTGTGTGTGTTTTTGCTTTCTCTGTTTCTATTCACTGGTGACGCCTCAAAAAACGGTATTCAAAGTTGGCGCCCATCCTGTATCACTTGTTTCTGTGAATGTCTGGGGTCACGATCTAATTATCCACAAAGGCTTCCTGGTGCTCTCACGTTAAAACATTATTCAATGTCTCAATGTAGGGACTTGGTGACCGATGTGCTTCCACAAGTCAGTGTGGAAACCAATTTTGCTGTGTGGCCACAGGCTTCAGCCATCCTACTTGCCGATATCTAGCCAGGTTGGGCCAACGGTGCAGCAGGAGACGTTTCGGTAACATTTACCGTCGTTTCTGCCCATGCAGCCACTCTGGTAAATTTCACTTTCGACAAATATTCCTAGCAAAATACACCACCTCAATAACAGTTAACTTCTATCATTTCCTCTAGGTTTATGTGGTCTAAGATTTTCAAATTGTGGTTCAAGGGTTGTTAGTTCACGAAGAGGTAGTTCAAGCGCTCGTCATATGATAGTCTGATACTCTCAAGAATATTAAAGAGGAACGTCGCCCCACCACGAAAAAGGGTAATGTCGACAGTCCATCGTCCAATGCGCAGTGTTCATGGACCCACAAATGTGAAAGACTGGGACTATTATCAGGACATCTTATGGAGAATGTTCGCACTGATTCTAGTCGAAAAATTTTCTGTATTTGTTCCTGGATATTCCTTAGAGTAATACTTCACAAACATAGCAAATTTTGCTCATGGcaaataatatattattattattccatATTATTATTCAATAGGGAAGGAACTAATTCGGAGCGTCTTTTTAGCAAACCAACCAAAGCTATCGCTTTTTGTAAGGACACCAAATTGTTAAAGTTCGCTTCAAACACAAGAGCTGTTCAAATGTTGGCACTCGCACATTAAAGCCGAAGAATCACTGTTTGTTCCTCTGCTAAATTGTTGTCAGTCTGCCTCGCCATTTGTCAAGTTAATAGCATTTTGAAGCATGGTCTTTGTCCTACGCTGCCAAAATATTTCATTTATGTGCACTTTAGTGTTAATGGCTTGCCAGCATTCTGCATTTTATTATGTTGTTGTACCTGTATTTTCAATGTCATTATCCCCCTCCCCTTACACTAATCTCCTACGCGGGCGTTTTAATgtattctaaataaataaataaaaagttcgGAAACATTGTTTAGTACAATGCATTTATATTGTTAAGAATGCTATAAATTTATATGCTGAAGCTCGCAGAACTTCTGAACGTACTTTTCAGAGAATGTACAAAAGTTGCGTAGATCAATGCACGATCTCATGAGAGAAATTCCGTAGATGAATATTGTCTTCATTATggaattgtattttttttctttcaggacattgcaacagaagaCGTATTTGTGAATGAACACGTAGGTATAGAATATGACCATCACAAGATACATCTGGTAAAGCAATATAATAAACATCCGATTTGGAACACCTCTTTCAATGTACGTGCAACCTCATCGCTTTCTGTTTAATGACAAGGAGCGCAGAAGCTTtttatatataatataatatataatagCGGTGCTAGATGCGATGTATCCCATTTAGTCATGGTATTATGTCAGAATAATCATGTCAGTATGGCGTTCCGTTTTAACGCTAAATACGCCTATTTTTGAGTGCTACTATGACAAAAGAGTTGACGTGGCCATAGCACGTATCAGCGAAGTATTCTTGTAGCCGCAGTGCACTGCGTGCTAACCGGCTCTTGGCTCTCATATTGTAACTGACCAGCAAAGTTTATGGTGATTGGTGACTGTTCTGAAGATGCGGCTGTACAAGTATGGTCGAAAGATCTCAATAGCAAACTATACCGCGAGGCATTTCATTAATTTCGGTAAGGGTACACTTCCGTTCTGCTTTGGTTTTGTGTGTGGCTTGTATAGGCGGTACTTGGTAGCGTCTACAATGTAACCGCTCTATTGCTCACAGTACCACGTCAGTGTGTATGTAGCTCTATTGGTGCCTCAAAAACGAAATGGCGCAAAATTGTAGGAGAGGTAAGTAAAAAGTTTAGCTCACTGAAGGCGGAGTCCTAGTCAGGAGTCCATGCGAAAAGTTTTCTCATGTGAACTACTGACGTAGTGGATGTTCCAGGCATGCGAAGTCTTTGTAGGAACGGCGAAAATACGAACACAGCCTGAGGCAGCTGCAGAGATCTTTCACCGTTTCCGGTTGCCCAGAGTCATAAACGGCGGCAAGGTTCTGACGGTCGTGACGGGTGTCTTTCTTGTCGACGAGAAAAACCAGGACCAGCGTTGCACGTTTGCCGAAAAGAAAACTTTATTGCGATTGGAATTAAGTGGACGCTCTCGGCTCAATTTTTGCCGCTGGCGTCCATGATGCAGCAGTGACGCAACTTCGTAGCGACTGTGCGGTCACGCTCAAGTACCAGTTTAGATAGCCATGTAATAATTTTTTCTCGCGGTTGTTTCCGAAGACCAGCATCAACCTGCACATCAACGTGACGTTTCAGACTAATCTTTGCAGCGTTGAGGCAAATGACCTTTAAATATGACGTAGATCACGATTGCTGCTGGGCAAGACGAAAGGGGACACACACAGGCACTTGTGTGGGCCAAGTTCAAGGTGCCCTCAGTCTTCTTATACCGTTTTAAGGCTGTGCTGAACAGGAACAAGTTCAGTAGTCAGCCTATGCGAAAAGCTTGTGTCATTTCGGCAAGCTCATCGGAGAGTTGTTAAAAGAGAAATTTTGGCGTCGTGTGTGAAATCTGCTTTCAAAATCTTGTGTGAATGTGAAATACAGTATAGCTCTGAAATTCAGGTACTATACTGCATATTGTTTTTGCTGCAAGCACTTTATGTCCCTGCTAACGGCCTTTACGGAAGCCTCATTTTTAAAAAATGAGATGATGGTGTCTGATTGTGAACTGTTGGGCCAGTTCTGCAGCCATGCCTTCGTGCTGTCACACATTATTTCAAGAGAGTTGTTCGCACGCATGATAGCCCCATTGCTTTTTTCTGATCGAAGCAAGCTTGCTAAGCAGCTCTGCTGTATAAGTGGAAGAGGGGAAGTAGCAGACACTAGTCAAGCATGGTGTCTGCCGTATCCCACGTATTACCTGTGATGCACACCATACTTTATTTTAGTGCCCAGGCGTACATCTGGCAAACTGGGCGTTGCACAATTGAGCAACATACCCTATACCTCACTGACCTTGTAAAAGGCGGACAACTTCCTGCTTATCTGAACTATACTGCTGCAGCTATGTCTCGTGATATTTCCAGACACCGAATTTTTGCAGAAGCAAGAATAAATACGTTGCTTGCACTTAAGCTTGCCACAGCAAGAAAATGAGAAAGCTTTCTATCATTGATACCTCTATATTTTTTCTAAACCTCTTATTTGAATTCATGTATTCACTTCATTGTTAATTATGTGTGTGTTTGCATGCAATACGTTTTATTGCATATGCATTGTTATTTAGCTATGGTACTTATAAGTCTCCGACTGTTTATTTGGACTTGGCAAAAATCATTCCAAATTTGAATATTTCAGAGTCCAAAGAGGACTctctagaaaaaaattggcatatcctacatacagtgggaatcgataatatgcgaagcgcAAATGTAGAGGGTTGATatggcactttaaaatcagcataattTTACCAGGCGGAGGTTAACTATGTTGTACATGACCTCCATttaacgattatcatgtttggacgcgtcatttacctttgtcgtctatcgatgtcgcgtaacaccaaacgtggtatatgttgagctagcaaaacggccatgagcacgctatgagcgcagcatgtagtcatgttgtacatgacacgcatattatgattatcatgtttcgatgtgtcatttacattcgtcgcccattcacgtcacgcaataccaaattttgtatacgtggaactagtgaaatggccgtgagcacgctatgagcgtacaAGTTATTcgtgctttacatgacacgcatattgtaATTACCGTGTTTGTACGTATCATatccctttgtcgtccattcacgtcccgtagcaCCAAGTTTGATGtgtgcgaagctagcgaaacggcggtgagCGCTTCATGGAAGGCCCAATGTACTCCGATGTAACGTGGACGTGCGCAAACTGGACGCAGTTACATTACGtaagcaaaacgcaagcactctatagcctgacgccagcctcgaccggcacgaccagcatTTGTTGGCGCGGTtcggtggcaaccggcgcgaatcaCGACATGATGCATTTCGTGCCGACTACATTACCCAGGCCGCACCACATcttcgtgaaggagggacgcaGGGCGCGCAcgaacgcgcatgtgtcaaagcaatgcagcgcagcGCACGCCTACGAGTATATGGTGGGCAGATCTGTCcctggcgtggcatcaccggcgtgacgtgacgaaatgaacgcccgcGCACACGCACGCTGGTTCTCCtcaagtgtattggcgccttcaatGCGGCATatattcatgttcttacaagacacgcatgttatgattatcatgtttgcaccagtcaaataacttcgtcatccattggcgtgacgtaatacaaaatttggcaaatgtgaagctggcgaaatttccacgagtgcatcatgaatgtggcagaTAGTCATGGtgtttcatgacatgcatgtcatgattgtcatgtttgaatgtgtcatttacctacgtcgtccgttcgcgtcgcgtaataccaagtttggttcatgtgaagctagcgaaacgaccgtgagagcatcatgagcgtagcatgtagttctGTTGTTACATGAatcgcatctcatgtttatcatgtttgcaccagcatcataccttcgtcgtctattcacgtcccataataccaaatatgATATAtacgaagctagtgaaacggtcgcgAACCCATTATGacagtggcatgtagtaatgttgttacacgacatgcatcttatgattatcatgtttgcaatgGCCACATGCCTTCATCATTGATTcagtcccgtaatacgaaatgtgatatatgcgaagctagtgacacggttgcgagcacatcatgagcgttgcatgtagtcatgttgtaacatgaaacgatactcatgattatcatgtttgcagcggtcacatgccttcatcattcattcacgtcacgtaatatcaaatatGATATATGCGAAACTAGCccaacggccgcgagctcatcatgagcgtgacatgtgcTCACGTTgctaaatgacacgcatctcatcattattatgtttgcactagtcatataccttcctcatctattcacgtccagtaataccaaatatgatatattcgaagctagtgaaacagtcgcgagcacatcatgagcatggcatgtagtcatgttgtaacatgaaacgatactcatgattatcatgtttgcagcggtcacatgccttcatcattcattcacgtcacgtaatatcaaatatGATATATGCGAAACTAGCCCAACGGCCGCGAcctcatcatgagcgtgacatgtgcTCACGTTgctaaatgacacgcatctcatcattattatgtttgcactagtcccATGCCTTCCTCATCcagtcacgtcccgtaataccaaatatgataTGTGCGAAGCCAGTGAAGCAAtcgcaagcacatcatgagcgtggcatgtagttatgttgttacgtgacacgcaacttacggttatcatgtttgcactagtcacataccttcgtcatgcattcacgttcCGTTTTGTCAAATAtaatatatgcgaagctagcaaaacgcccaCGAGCAAATGATGGGCGTGGCAAagagtcgtgttgttacatgtcacgcatctcatgattgtcatgtttgcaccagtcacgtaccttcgtcatccattcacgtcccgtaataccaaatatggtatacaCCAAAAAACAGTGAGCTCAGTGCTTGATTCCATATTGAAGAGCGTGTGGCGCCGTCTGTTGCAtgcgcggcgaagcaacacttTTGACTGCCAGGTGAGCAGACGCCCTGCAAATCAAACGCAAAACTTCACAAAtcgagtccggctgtaagcaggcttcgcgctgttcctgtgccAGAATTTTATGCCGATTTCGtatgaaacgtcgaggagacatTCCTCGACAGTCCTCAATGCCTGCATCACGTGCATTGCAGACGACAGAAGCAGCTTCATCGGGTAcgtactattgcgattgaaagaaacgcgaacagcggaaagcgttgctttcgacgcagtcgaactgcggcgtgcctcggctgtgacaaggcagaaatTGTGCATTGAGCCGGCATCAACGTATCGCTAGAATCGGGTTACAACTTACGttcatgcaccgcatgtgtatcaatCGCCAGTCCTGTCCGGCACTCAGAACATACACGCCCGGCAAAAATgtcagccagaacaagattttaaaacgCTATGGTGACGCTGGTCGAAAGCACGTGTAGATtagcctagtgacagtcaaggcgtGTCGCAGTTCTACTGAGTCTAAAGTCATGCTTTCCGCGCCATTCAcgcatcgcgatagtaggccgttgCAGTTGTACTAAACAGGCGCGATGCGTGCAttcacgcgtgagtcgtaatacttatatcctattattgacatgcggcctgcggAAGAGTATGGTAATAGTTTTGTGCCTTATACTACAGGCACTCTGCACGCAAATCGCAGCTATAAAGTAAAACAACTGGAGTCGCGCTTGAATAATCGCAATAGGTATACCTACTTGTACACTTGACTGAGCTAGTAGTTTTTACTGCTGATTTCGATTATATCCTGAGGTGGCGGAGCTCCACGTTTTTCGTTGTGGGCGGAAATTTGTGCAACCGCAAAACATCGCACCGGCACGGTTCCCGCGACGCGCTGTGAACTTAACAGGCAAtgagtaagacggtaagttgagCCAGTTGGTTAGGAAGTTCACGATGGATAACAGGCaatgctcagcaatctcttcctcttgtgctggttgttgtcgcatcaggtaacagcgcagtggtacccagatgacattttataagcgggcgcagcgtgaacaggcgctttttcgcattttaaactcccagagccactaCATTGCACGCTAGCGAGGCGCGcctggcagttgcaaacaaattatggcgtctctgggagcgaagTTATACCGCCGAAGGCACCTGGGGGCGtaataggcgtgctctcgtctataggcGAAGccagctaaacggccgcgagtgcatcattagtgtggcatgttgtcacgATATTatatgacgcgcatgtcatgattttcttgttagggtctgtcgcttgtgttcgccatgcagtcatctgATACCACACAACTTTTGCTGCATATCATGTAAACGAAAACCCCGCAAGAGtaacaagaccatgaaatgtaaattgtgattttcatgtcatgattttcatgttgttacAACTCACCTATGCTccacatgcagtcatgttctgcCATGTCAGTTTTGGTATCGATATTATTATCAAAAGGACCCGGAGAGcgtaaaagtcgtaggcggctacatagatagatagatagatagatagatagatagatagatagatagatagatagatagatagatagatagatagatagatagatagatagatagatagatagatagatagatagatagatagatagatagatagatagatagatagatagatagatagatagatagatagatagatagatagatagatagatagatagatagatagatagatagatagatcgatagatagatagatagatagatagatagatagatagatagatagatagatagatagatagatagatagatagatagatagatagtctctgaagttcgctaagaaatgcttcacatttaaaatcaTGTCGAATCAGCGCCTATAAAACACATATGCGGTGGTTTTAATACCCTGACACCGCTCTTGAGGCAAAGGTGATGTCAAAGCAACTGTTACAATTAACAGCAATAAAACTTACCATGATAGTACTAGGAGAGAAGTACTTTTGGGATAAAAAATGAGCAGGACACATTAAGTACCACCAATTAAAAAATTGCTgcatatccatggagtaaatgatgatgagtggggtgaagcgttcttCAGTCCACCCACGCTTCCGTCTGTCCTTTCGTTCtcgcttccatccatccgtgcatttgtccgtccatgcttcgatccgtatgtctgtgcgtccgtccgtccctgcatccgtccgtgcgtcaaagcTCGTTAACAAAGCAGCCAAAGTCGAAGGTTGTTAGCAAAGCAATTAAGAACAACAAAGTTGGAAGTATTGCCTTACTATAACGTGAAGAAGAATTCGAAAAAAAGGTAGATTGATAACAATAGATCTCACAGTTTTCTCAACCCCTCCCGATAATTCTGTCTAAATCTTTGAGGTGAAACCTGAATGTCAGTGACAAGATGCATGCTAGACATTTGGTTTGTGCAAAGCACGGATCATCTATAAATCCCTGCACATTATGGAATGACAAAAGGGGCATGTTAAGGGCTCAGTTTCAAGCATTAAACACAATGCTAATCAGAACAAGAACACCACTGAAAATATTGCGGTGTCATTTCAAGTAAATATGGTATAATTGTGAAAAAGTAAGGTGAACGAAAAAATAGCTTTCTTTTGGCAGGGACAAAACCTGACAACTTGAAATGTGGCCGATGCTCCACCAAGTTGTCCATTAAATCTAACTAACGTAACTAGCACGGGTGCACAAGCTCTTAAAATTTCCCTTGTTCTGTTCATTCATCACGAGGGTGTCGTTCTGACAGACTGGATGCCCTCAAGTATTATGAAAGGAATTATTTGTTAGCTTCCTGCTCGTAAAAGATTACGTGCTCTGCCATCCCGGCAGGCAGAAAAAGTGTTCCATACTCCCAGTGATGGCTACTAGCCGCGCTAACACTCCCCGCATATACACGGGTCATGCATCCATACATATGTTTTGCAGCCTGCACTTTCGTGTGTGCGCGTACTTTTCCTTGAATATAGGAGCTTATCGCAATAAGACATTTTTATATGAAATGTTCTGGAAAAGCAGCTTTATAAAGATGTTGCTATACTGTTTTTAAAATGATAAATTTCTGTGTTTGACGTtcaaaaatcaccatatgattttaagggttgccgtagtggagggctccggaaatttcgaccacctggggttctctaacgtgcacatGAGTCTGAGCACGCGAAtctgcaacatttccacctccattgtaattgcagccgccacagccggggtttgatcccgcgaccctcgggtcagcagccgagtaccttagtcactagaccaccgtggcggcgcAACTGATTCTAAGGTGTTCGAAGTATTCAGCATCGACACACTGTTTCCAATGGATTTTTCTTTTGTAGGTGAATGTTGCAAGGTTTTTATATGATCTTTCACACCGAATTTGGCAACTCTAGATGTTTAGGTCTTTCGACAGTTCTGCAGTCAGAGGCACTTCAGACTAACTATAGTGGAAGAGCGCATTCTACTTTAGTTTTAAAGCAAGGGTGAGTGCTAATAAGAGTTACCAATACCACTACACATCACGCGTTTGACGCTAACAGAGGTCGCGTGATGTTTCATGAGCAAAGCGATTATTGTCGAAATCAGACAACATTTGTAGGGCGCGCACAATACCTCGCCTGGCGCCCTGTGAGGAGTGTCGTTCGTCTCCCCACTCACTCTGTTGCCGGGCTGCTTTCAAAGTGAAGGTACCTTCTATATTACAGATTACGCAAGGGCAATCAACTCTATGGAGATATATCAGGGCTTCTAGAGGTTGCTCAAGTGTTGTTCTCGGTCAATCTGGCACaagagattaaaaaaaatggTGTTGAGGCAGCTTGGAGATACTGAAGGAAACTTGACGCTTCATAAGAATATTTACAAGACAATCATTTTGCTACGTGAAGAGCACATTGCGAAACCAGACAAAGATTTTTTCTCCACTGAGCCCATGCCTGCCCAAATCGACGTTTTTCA
Coding sequences within:
- the LOC142764876 gene encoding uncharacterized protein LOC142764876 translates to MELSARQPNFPFLLLLMVNLPSAVYPGFDGEILPYLYSGYQQLGLGDRCASTSQCGNQFCCVATGFSHPTCRYLARLGQRCSRRRFGNIYRRFCPCSHSGHCNRRRICE